The Faecalibacter sp. LW9 genome has a segment encoding these proteins:
- a CDS encoding reprolysin-like metallopeptidase — MKHIQKMLSKSKILKKNIPPRAIYALDHQIIDNLLSRLNHKSIHQTTEINFPNAHGEMETFVVWESSNFAEALQERFPHLRAFTGYSKNSPHKIVRFSSSHKGLSVMIMDKGISTYIEPYDTFNKHYIVYDSHTKKPEEFKQFQCAVEGEHATTENEESRVLAGNFKTYRLALSNTGEYGQYHGGTVEDVLAAMNNTMTRLNAIFEKDLSIHFNLIEQVPDQLIFVDPTTDPYSSGGPAEAHRVIRNLIDTNNYDMGHLLDKEDANGSAYLESLCDNTRKGGGWTAHNIPDGAFYDVDYVAHEMGHQLGAGHTYTIYSIQSDQTVEIGSGNTIMGYTGITGTLDVQSNSYDYFHSTSIAQIKNHINRSTCGVTRAMETDGPSVNAGADYTIPKTTPFVLTSEVSGPDLANFTHNWEQIDMATSAQMGNNSLASPTKIAGPNFKSLLPGTEHYRYLPDFNAVLAGVLSTKWESVSSVGRDLNFSITVRNNHSTDPQTARDDVKVTVSADAGPFMVTAPAEGVSTQSGQPYLVTWDIANTNHAPINTSQVNIKFSKDGGQTFTYLIQNTPNDGEETITIPAGSQSDNAYIIVEAVDNIYYAVSPSFVVDYEVRGEICNTYTYNGNPIAILDGPGGSEITSPEVTAPLIISDEGNITRVKVGLNVTHPNVNHLTIGIENPQGNRALVWNRTCSNRANINATFDDTATNVSCVAPISGNNKSNELLKIFNGKNAAGEWKIYASDNMPGNTGQINSFSLEVCKRDVQTLNVSDWNKEVNLNIYPNPSNGDFNIQAKNLKQDIISVTIYELTGKIIKTDVISHKGGEFIKNYSMQLPSGVYIINLEGDSIKTSRKIIVK, encoded by the coding sequence ATGAAACACATTCAAAAAATGTTATCGAAATCAAAGATTCTAAAAAAAAATATACCTCCACGAGCTATATATGCTTTAGACCATCAAATTATCGATAATCTTTTAAGTCGATTAAATCATAAATCGATTCATCAAACGACCGAGATCAACTTCCCAAATGCTCATGGCGAAATGGAAACATTTGTAGTTTGGGAATCATCAAATTTTGCAGAAGCATTACAAGAACGTTTTCCACATCTAAGAGCATTTACCGGTTACAGTAAGAATTCTCCTCATAAAATTGTACGATTCAGTTCTTCACATAAGGGATTATCTGTAATGATCATGGACAAGGGTATTTCTACTTATATTGAACCATATGATACTTTCAATAAACATTATATTGTTTATGATTCTCATACCAAGAAACCTGAAGAATTTAAGCAATTTCAATGTGCTGTAGAAGGTGAACATGCTACAACTGAGAATGAAGAATCAAGAGTACTCGCAGGAAATTTTAAAACATATCGCTTAGCATTATCCAATACAGGCGAATATGGTCAATATCATGGTGGTACCGTCGAAGATGTACTTGCGGCCATGAACAATACAATGACGCGTCTGAATGCAATATTCGAAAAAGATTTATCCATTCATTTTAATCTAATTGAACAAGTTCCAGATCAATTAATTTTCGTAGATCCTACTACTGATCCTTATTCTTCAGGAGGACCAGCAGAAGCCCATCGGGTGATTCGAAATTTAATCGATACCAATAATTATGATATGGGACATTTGTTGGATAAAGAAGACGCGAATGGATCAGCTTACCTTGAATCCTTATGTGATAATACAAGAAAAGGTGGTGGATGGACTGCTCATAATATCCCAGATGGTGCATTTTATGATGTAGATTACGTTGCCCATGAAATGGGACATCAATTAGGCGCTGGTCACACGTACACCATTTACTCTATTCAATCTGATCAAACTGTTGAAATTGGAAGTGGTAACACCATTATGGGGTATACCGGTATTACAGGTACTTTGGATGTTCAATCCAACTCTTATGATTACTTTCATTCAACAAGTATAGCTCAAATCAAAAATCATATCAATCGTTCAACCTGTGGAGTTACGCGAGCAATGGAAACTGATGGTCCTAGCGTAAATGCAGGTGCTGATTATACGATACCTAAAACAACACCATTTGTATTAACCAGCGAAGTTTCAGGACCAGATCTTGCAAATTTCACGCACAATTGGGAACAAATAGATATGGCAACATCCGCTCAAATGGGAAATAATTCGTTAGCTTCTCCAACTAAAATAGCGGGACCTAACTTCAAATCGTTATTACCAGGTACTGAACACTATCGTTATCTCCCTGATTTTAATGCTGTTTTAGCAGGTGTTTTATCAACGAAATGGGAATCTGTATCTAGTGTAGGTCGAGATTTAAACTTTTCAATAACTGTTCGAAACAACCATTCAACCGATCCACAAACTGCTCGGGACGATGTAAAAGTTACTGTTTCCGCTGATGCTGGTCCATTTATGGTTACTGCACCAGCTGAAGGAGTTTCCACACAGTCTGGTCAACCATATCTTGTTACATGGGATATTGCAAATACGAATCATGCCCCTATTAATACTTCACAAGTAAACATTAAGTTTTCAAAAGATGGAGGTCAAACATTCACGTATCTTATTCAAAACACTCCAAATGATGGAGAAGAAACCATTACAATCCCAGCTGGTTCACAATCAGATAATGCTTATATCATTGTAGAAGCTGTTGATAATATTTACTATGCTGTAAGTCCTAGCTTTGTTGTCGATTACGAAGTGAGAGGTGAAATTTGTAATACCTATACTTATAATGGAAATCCTATTGCAATTCTTGATGGACCAGGAGGAAGTGAAATTACTTCACCAGAAGTAACTGCACCGCTTATCATTTCTGATGAAGGAAACATTACGCGTGTAAAAGTTGGATTAAATGTCACACATCCTAATGTCAATCATTTAACTATTGGAATTGAAAATCCACAAGGGAATAGAGCGTTGGTATGGAATAGAACATGTTCAAATCGAGCGAACATTAATGCCACATTTGATGATACAGCAACCAATGTATCTTGTGTAGCTCCAATATCAGGTAACAATAAATCAAATGAACTGTTGAAAATCTTTAATGGAAAAAATGCAGCAGGCGAATGGAAAATTTATGCTTCGGATAACATGCCAGGCAATACCGGGCAAATCAATAGTTTCAGCCTTGAAGTGTGTAAAAGAGATGTACAAACCTTGAATGTTTCCGATTGGAATAAAGAAGTCAACCTTAACATCTACCCAAATCCATCGAATGGAGATTTTAATATTCAAGCAAAGAATTTAAAACAAGATATCATTTCTGTAACCATTTATGAACTTACTGGAAAAATTATCAAAACAGATGTTATTTCTCATAAGGGTGGTGAATTCATTAAAAACTATTCAATGCAATTACCAAGCGGAGTATATATTATCAATTTAGAAGGAGATTCTATCAAAACTTCACGAAAAATCATCGTGAAATAA
- a CDS encoding glycosyltransferase, translated as MKKMLIIGLVWPEPTSSAAGTRMIQLIQLFQSENYHITFASAASKSEFSYPLGDLGVEEVEIQLNDERFNAFIKELNPEVVLFDRYMVEEQYSWRVSAECPNAVKVLDTEDLHFLRYARQEAVKKGVAFSNQMLYSDHAKREIASILRCDVSLMISREEMDMLMQQFNINPALLYYVPFLEEPIDQEKIESWKSFDERAHFMFIGNFIHEPNWNCVQHLKKVIWPVLRQKLPKAELHIYGAYASQKVEQLHNPKERFFIKGRAIDAQRTMEQYKVLLAPIQFGAGAKGKFVDAMQSGTPNVTTVVGAEAMQCGLAWNGFVASDDEEFIAQAITLYQNEEVWNFAQHNGIALLNHNYAKQNFQKDFIEYFNAITSYLEVHRQQNFMGQILQHHYNQGTKYMSLWIEQKNKKSSE; from the coding sequence ATGAAGAAAATGCTGATTATAGGTCTTGTATGGCCCGAACCAACATCATCTGCTGCTGGAACACGAATGATTCAATTGATTCAGCTGTTTCAATCGGAAAATTATCATATTACTTTTGCAAGCGCTGCATCAAAATCTGAATTTAGCTATCCTTTAGGGGATTTGGGTGTAGAAGAAGTTGAAATTCAATTAAATGACGAACGATTTAATGCATTTATCAAAGAATTAAATCCTGAAGTTGTGTTGTTTGATCGTTATATGGTTGAGGAACAATACAGTTGGCGCGTCTCTGCTGAATGTCCAAATGCGGTGAAAGTACTGGATACAGAAGATCTTCATTTTTTGCGTTATGCACGACAAGAAGCGGTTAAAAAAGGTGTTGCATTCTCTAATCAAATGTTATATTCAGATCATGCGAAGCGAGAAATTGCGTCCATTTTACGATGTGATGTCTCGTTGATGATTTCGAGAGAAGAAATGGATATGCTTATGCAGCAGTTCAATATCAATCCTGCATTGCTTTATTATGTACCCTTCTTAGAAGAACCTATAGACCAAGAAAAAATAGAATCTTGGAAATCTTTTGATGAACGAGCGCATTTTATGTTTATTGGTAATTTTATCCATGAGCCGAATTGGAATTGCGTACAACATTTAAAAAAAGTCATTTGGCCAGTTTTACGTCAAAAATTGCCTAAAGCTGAACTTCATATTTATGGGGCATATGCGTCTCAGAAAGTCGAGCAATTGCATAATCCCAAGGAGCGATTTTTTATTAAAGGTCGTGCTATAGATGCTCAACGTACGATGGAGCAATATAAAGTTTTATTGGCTCCTATTCAGTTTGGTGCAGGTGCAAAAGGTAAATTTGTAGATGCTATGCAATCAGGAACGCCAAATGTTACGACTGTTGTAGGGGCGGAGGCGATGCAATGTGGATTAGCATGGAATGGTTTTGTTGCTTCAGATGATGAAGAATTTATAGCTCAAGCAATAACACTCTATCAAAATGAAGAAGTTTGGAATTTTGCACAACACAACGGAATTGCATTATTGAATCACAATTATGCCAAGCAAAATTTTCAGAAGGACTTCATAGAATACTTTAATGCCATTACTTCGTATTTAGAAGTGCATCGTCAGCAAAATTTTATGGGGCAGATCTTACAACATCATTATAATCAAGGGACCAAATACATGTCGCTTTGGATAGAACAAAAGAATAAAAAAAGTTCGGAATAA
- a CDS encoding tRNA-(ms[2]io[6]A)-hydroxylase: protein MLGLKLLTDPRWAYIAERNIEEILTDHAWCEQKAATNAITIITYNSEHEELVHEMTAIAIEEMQHFQMVIEIIKKRGYTLGRERKDDYVGQLMKFCRKDGSRNMAFIDRLLFAAMIEARSCERFKTLSQNIKDEELAQFYYDLMVSEANHYTTFLNFARKLSTDVDVDKRWKEWLDFEGQLIQSYGNKEAIHG from the coding sequence ATGTTAGGATTAAAATTATTAACGGATCCTCGTTGGGCCTATATCGCGGAAAGAAATATTGAAGAAATTTTAACTGATCATGCATGGTGTGAGCAAAAAGCCGCTACCAACGCTATTACCATTATTACCTACAATTCTGAACACGAAGAGTTGGTCCATGAAATGACTGCTATAGCAATTGAAGAAATGCAACATTTCCAAATGGTCATTGAAATCATCAAAAAGCGTGGTTATACTTTAGGTCGTGAACGTAAAGATGATTATGTGGGACAATTAATGAAATTCTGTCGCAAAGATGGTTCGCGTAACATGGCATTTATCGATCGCTTATTGTTTGCTGCTATGATTGAGGCTAGAAGTTGTGAGCGTTTTAAAACGTTATCACAAAACATTAAAGATGAAGAATTGGCTCAATTCTATTATGATTTAATGGTTTCTGAAGCCAATCATTATACAACCTTCTTAAATTTTGCTCGTAAATTATCGACGGATGTAGACGTGGATAAACGATGGAAAGAATGGTTGGATTTTGAAGGCCAATTGATACAATCATACGGTAATAAAGAAGCTATTCATGGATAG